ggtttatttgttttaagtACCTTCCAAACcatatgtttgtttttgaagAAAAAACGCACCAGAAAACAAAGAGAATTCAACAGGATAAGAAGAAAACTAAACGAAAACTATATAAAAGAAAATTAAACAACATaatgaaaacattaaaaaaaattacatttaaaatgtgaaCTTCAGATATAAAAAATCCACAGGAAGTCCGAGGTTAGACTCCTGGTATGTTGCTGACACTGGTTCTGGTGTGGTTCTGACCCCTGGGTCTGGTTCTGACCCTGGTTTCTGTTCTTTGTCCCGGTCCAGGTCTCATAGGGTGGAGATGCCCCGTCCAGGGAATTGGGAGGAGCGTCTCCTCTGGATCAAGGAGGTGCGGGAGGAGGACCTTTACGCCAATTACACCTGCCTGGCCTATAGCGCTCGTGGGATTCCCCACGCAAGCTTCACCCTGCTGCCCGCTGGTGGGTGTGGGAGTGGGGTTGGTCGTGGGTGTTTTTGAATGTCTATGTGGGGGTCCCTGAGAATGGCTCAAATTTCTCTCTCAGGAAATCCCGGAATACAGAAATTGTCGTTCCACATAATTACGCTTGGTAGataaaggttgtgtgtgtgtgtgtgtgtgtgtgtgtgtgtgtgtgtgtgtgtgtgtgtgtgtgtgtgtgtgtgtgtgtgtgtgtgtgtgtgtgtgtgtgtgtgtgtgtgtgtgtgtgtgtgtgaaccgcaTAAATAATTCCACTGTAATTTTATATATACTAATGCCGGGGTTGCTGCCTAACTAGGCTCCCCGCTCAGCTAGCTTGGGACAGACTCTGCGTCAGAATGCACCACCATGATTATAAGCAAAAAATGAAGCCTATGTTTTGTCAAAAACATGGGTGTGTTCCCCAGACCCCGACCACCTGGTCCCCATCGCGATGTCTCTGGCCGGAGTAGCGCTGCTCTTCATCTCCACCGCGGTCTTCTACTTTCTGTTCAAGTTGGacattgtgttgtgcttcaGGAGGGCCTTCCCTGTCTTCTACAGAAACACAGGTAACGCACTTTTCATTTCGGGCATTTAGcgagacgcttttatccaaagcgactttctCCGGTTGatgcatacattcacacaccgacggcggtatcaaccatgcaaggcgacaacTAGCTCaccaggagcagttagggttaggtgtcgtgctcaaggacacctcgacactcggaggagctaggaggagccggggagtgaactagcaaccttcccccctacctcctgagctaaggcGACCCCCAGGTGACACAGACGTCAGTCGCCCACAAGGTTTCCATTATGTTTGCGTAGCGGCTTTTTCACACCTTCGCGCTTGTTCTTGCACGTCTtgcgacacacacaaacacacacacacacacacacacacacacacacacacacacacacacacacacacacacacacacacaaaacacaagccCACACAGAATAGAAGGAAACCAGTAAGGTACCAACCGAGATATCGATGTGACAGGAAGTTATACCACAGTGGTTAGAGATGGAGTGTATAGATGAAACAGCCAAAACCCACAGGACACGTACACGGCCACCGTTCAGAATGTTGGGGAGCCAGAGCTCTACCCTGAAGCACGTCACAAAGAGCATTAGCCTTGTTTCTCCACATGGATGATCGGCTTCACTGGGTGCATATTGTGTTTTTCCGAGTGATGTAGTTGGTTATGCAGGGTTTGGAGTCGTAGGCTACTCTAAAGTTAGTTTTGTTTTTAAGTACATCCTCAAATATGGACATGCAGGCAACTGTGCAGAGGGACAACAAGACCGACTAATGGTGTGCTTTTGTACGCAGAGTCGGACGGGAAGCTGTTTGACGCGTATGTGATGTTCCCCCGGAATGCTGGGAAGGCGTTGGAGTCGTTCGCCCTCCAGGCTCTGCCTCTCGTTCTAGAGAGACGCTGCGGACACAAACTGTTCATCCCCGGGCGAGACTGTCTGCCTGGACAGGgtgagacatacacacacacacacacgcacacacacacccaaacacactgaAACTTCTTTCAGCTACTGTATGATGTGTTTTCTGGTGTTCTTTTCAGCCCTGGTAGACTCGTTGGAGGAGAACATGAGGGCCAGCCGTCGCCTCATCCTCATCTACACTGCCTCCACCTTCACTGGTTGCCATGACGCCAACGACGACTCTGGCGGTTGCGGCAGCGAGACGGTTACTGTGAAGAGCTCCAGCAACCGACCTCACCCCAGCATCAACACCTACTCCAGTATTTCCCAGGGTGATGGGCACACCCTGCCTTCCCAGACCCCACCTGGACACAGCCTCCCTGGACCCAAGTCTGAAGGGCAACAGAGCTCTGAATGTCAGCTGAGCTTTGAATGTCAGCTGGTCATGCACAAAGCACTGCTGGAGGAATCCATCAAGGTAGGAACCCCACCTGGTGTTACCTGTAAGTAAGGAATGCTGATGTCAAGTAAATCTGTAAATCGGACAGGAATTTAAACTATGAATATCTATTCTGACATCATAGTTATTTAAAATAGTACGTAGTAGTTGCACAGTGCATCTTCAATCAGTAGTGTGCGGTGACCCTACATTTCAGTTGGGCAGCCTTATTGCAGCATGCAGGGTTATGCTTAtttgcatgacacgttaaattcaactagaatcgccaccgTCATCCACAACTTTATGTTAACAGACAAAAAACTAttgatagttaatgtgacaatcacattatttaAATTGCCTTGGATCAAAGATTTACAgaggaactatttttttgggagcatgcttttgcaaATATTTCGCTACCCATCCTGCCTATAAGGACGGCACGTGCCTGTCTTCAATGTTATGCTTTTGTTAACTGCATAAATTATATTATGATTATAACAATGTTCATTATAATCTTGCAACGATGGGTAGATTACAATCTGGTTGTTATGCTGTTTTAGATCATAATCTGGTTGTAATCCTGCAGAGATTATGATCTGATTGTAATGCTAGAGGAATTATAATCTGGTCGTAATGCTGTATATTATAATTGTTAGTAGGCTAATGCGATATATTataatttggcagtaatggtgtaTTTTAGAATATGGTTGAGGTGAAGTAGAGATTAGAATATGGAAGTTATGGTGTAAATTAAAATATGGCAGTAATTATGTAATTacaaaatgctttttttttatgtagataaaaatatgttttttggaCTAGAATAGAATATGGCAGAAGCGGTGTGGATAAGACAACGGATGTAGTGAAGTAGGGAATAGTTCGTGGCGGTTATGATGTCGATTAGAATATGGTGATAATGGTGTGGATTAGAATATGGTGGTAGGAAGTAGTAGTGTGATTACGGTGGTTTGGGACCGTTTGGATTAGAATACTGTTGAGGTGAGGTAGGCATAAGTATATGGTAGTAATGGTATATATTAGAATATGGTTGCTGTAAAGTAGACATTAGTATATGGTAGAAATGGTGTGGATTAGAATATGGTTTTAGTGAAGTAGACATTAGTATGTGGTGGATATGGTACGGATTAAAATATGGTTGGAGTGCAGTAGAAATGAGTATATGTTAGTTATGGTGCAGATAGAATATGGTTGTAGTGAAGTAGACATAAGTATATGGTAGTAATGTTGTCGATTAGAATATGGTTGTAGTGAAGTAGACATTAGTATATGGTAGTAATGGTGTCGATTAGAATATGGTTGTAGTGAATTACACATTAGTATATGGTAGTAATGGCGTGATAATAATCTGGGTGTCATCTTCATCAaggtgctgctggtggagatggaggaggttggGCCGGACCAGCTGGCACTCTTCCCTCCGTCGGTGCTCCACCTGCGGAAGAAGCAGGGGGTGCTGTGCTGGTGGaagagccagaggaggagcagggtgggctggaggaggtgcaggggaagaggtgaagaggaggacGGAGGGGAGGAAGAAAAGGGCAGGCTGGACTCGGGGTTCGGAGCAGAgaatctctctccgtctcggaGGTTCTGGAAGCAGGTGAGGTACCACATGCCCGTCAGGGGGAAAAGAACCACCTACCCAGCGACCATCTCGCTGCTGAGCCTGGGGGgcagaggggtcaggggtcagccaGAGAAGATGTGAAGGACCAATGGGGATTCAGTCCGGAGGTCGATGCTCATTGGCTCttacaaaaacaacagcagaaCGTAAGAACGCCTCTAGGTGGATGCTTCGAATGTGCCGatggtggggagagaggagggatatcCGTTTCTATTACGTGTTTAGAAAATTGCTTTGTCATTTTCATTGCCATAAAAACTccatacttcttcttcttcttcttcttcttcttgtccaTGGACTGTGTAAAATCGGATTAAGTTGGAGGAATAATGtgtattgtatatatgtattataaatgtgtaaatgtgtaaaataaaagtCTTTACAAATCATAATCCCAAAATGTGCATTTATTTCCTCTGTGGCTAGTGATTATTGGACGTAATGTAAAGAAAGGGGGCGGGAGGGAAATTGCGTGTTTCAATAGAAATGTTTCCCCATTCTGTGAATTTCCCTTTGAAAAAAATACCCTTTCACCCATAACCCTAAGCGAAGCATAAACCTGATTCAGTTGGAAGCCCCAAGAACTAGGCCTACTTGTTATTTGTGAAGCCCTTGTATACTAACCACACTTGAAAGCAATGCTAACTAGGTGTTTGGGGTGGTGGTTCTAGGTCAGATCAGGGGAGGGAGATGGTTATAAACCTGGTTTcaggctggaggtggagaaACGAGGAGGAAACCAGAAGAGTTTCGAATTGCCAGCTCTGCGTCACCTCAAGTAAGACGCACTTAACATATTCCGAAGAGTTGTTTAGAGTTTTAGGATTCTAATATTGTATCGCTGAGCTATCTTCTAGATAATTACGATAAAATTAGATCTTTAGATATAAGGACCAAAGTTGATATATAAGGAAAGTTACACCTTATTTAATGATGTGCTCTATAAGCCACTGCGCTACTCGGTTATctcatataattatataatacgATATTTCACATTTGTCTATAGCCTAAACGAACCATGGGTTGTTCCCTCCCTGTTTTCTCAAGTCCTTCTGCAATTGTTTTTAACTTCCTTTCTGGCTACTTGGCTGATTTTCCTTGGCTTTGTATTGTAGGCGACCATGATTGGGTTGGTAGCCTTATTAATTAAATCGTTCTCAAAGGATAGTAGGCCTAATATATAAATTAGATAATAATGAGCAAGAACATATTAACTCAAGCTGCCTTCTGCCGTCCAAGACGGAGGACAACATGACCTGCGGGCGGCTTCTTGTTCTCTACCTGGCCGCGGTGCTGGGGCCGCAGCCGCCTCTCGTAGACGGTAAGCAGCGGCACACCAAGACCTTTGTTATCCGAATAAACCATGCCTAAATTAACCCATAGCTACATCTAAATGTATGAAATCGACGGTCGATTAGTTGACACTTTTTCTTGGACTATGATCTCAAACGTTATTTGGTAAGACAGGTGCTTCATTTTTTGGTTTCGGTTCATTGAGATTGGGTTGTAGGCTAAAACAAATCATTATTGAACTGCTGTTCCGATTTATAAAATTAGCCTATGCATTGACTGCTGGTTAAATTAGTCAATTCCTTCGGAGGTTTAAATAATTTCTTTGGTTAATTGTTTTccgtattattatttgtttattgcttttattttaCGCAATTCATTTCCGATGCTACCCTAACCAAGACGACCCTTTTGTTTATAGCTCACACAGCGACTGTAGGCTATATCTGCAAAAGTAGAAGGACGCGACAGAGTTGCAGCAAAGAATGCAACTGGTGCATGCATTGTTGGGGGCTGCGGGCTGAAGAGGGGCTTTATTTTCGTGGTAGAAGACTTTGAAGCATGTTATGAGCCAGTTTCTCTTGATTATTAGGTATGGTCGATTTCTttagtatacatttaataaggcAATAATTTACAGTAAAGTAGTAATACGAATGAACAAACAATGtgaatttattcattatttgttTTTGAACCCGCGTGTGACTGGAAGCctcctagtggctatgttggTGAGTTGGATTCGGAAGATCTTCTTGGATGCCAACCTAACATGAAAACTCAACAATGCTACCTGAGTTGCGATATGCAATTCAGAATAAAAAAGATTATAGTCATGGTTTCCAAAGTTTCTAGAAGGTTTCCCCGCCCATCTAATCAATATGGGCAATCAGTGAATAAAGTAGCCTATATTGAAAATGCATGTCCTGCATTTGCTTCAATCATGATAAATTTATGTTGAATCATTGTTGAATTTATTCAAAGTAATGCTCAAAAGGTATTCAGATATTAAAAAGATATGTGAAAACACCATGTGTTACCCTACATGCAAGATTGTCTTTGAATGCTCAAaagattaatttttttttgtcatgaACCAAAACCAGATATCAGATGTCAGAGGActtgttttgtgttatttttgttaattCTGATTGATGTGTTTTGTCCGCAATATCACACTATCCTCACCATTCAGGCATACATACAACACTAACACGGATAGGGCAATAACTATTACTATTAGTTTATTGTTGAAAGAAAGGAAACACATGCTCTcagaaagatacacacacatattagtATAATGATGTTATTTTACATACTGGGAATACTGATGTTATTTTGCACACAGTATGGTCATATTATTTGAATTGGTGAGACATTGATCTGACCTAACATTGAAAGGGGTGTGTCTGGGAAATTTTATGATATAATACTTTTAACAATGTGTGAGATTTTCTCCCAGATCTTCTGGTTTTCATTCTACACTTCAATCAGGTTGGCTGCAGAGGTCTTAACTGATTTATCAACCTTTGAACCCTGAACAGGTGTGATATTGCAAGCCCTATACCTCAGCAATAATACCATGACTATGAATGAGGTCAACACTGGTTCAATCTCAATGCAACTTTGCTTGAGCATGGTTTAAACATATGCAGGACATGATGTGCATGCAATAGACTTTATT
The window above is part of the Gadus morhua chromosome 20, gadMor3.0, whole genome shotgun sequence genome. Proteins encoded here:
- the LOC115533680 gene encoding interleukin-1 receptor type 1, with the protein product MVQRQLLVPLLFLSCVLCVLAGSVVIRENCFPRRLPVIVFSVPGDVAMLNSTLLSPNVFNYTALPYNISWYDPHNGTEMVNQTGRFLLRGETLWHLNITLEDAGDYVCVVRTPTGCFRQAIQLVVDPPLGGGICGRPKNAHQVLTGRSHDALTCPLAHYISKLDSYGIPSSISWYKGCSLIEDGAGRFTYRRIATLNVEKVTPDDAGSYTCTLTFDLAGVAGSVSETINAEVIDKYALLPEVHAPANEKIKAKIGFSFSKLCKVFVPCVGKHNVYVKWVVNDDFIEEQEDDFIGEQEDRVYVKPRQSHRVEMPRPGNWEERLLWIKEVREEDLYANYTCLAYSARGIPHASFTLLPADPDHLVPIAMSLAGVALLFISTAVFYFLFKLDIVLCFRRAFPVFYRNTESDGKLFDAYVMFPRNAGKALESFALQALPLVLERRCGHKLFIPGRDCLPGQALVDSLEENMRASRRLILIYTASTFTGCHDANDDSGGCGSETVTVKSSSNRPHPSINTYSSISQGDGHTLPSQTPPGHSLPGPKSEGQQSSECQLSFECQLVMHKALLEESIKVLLVEMEEVGPDQLALFPPSVLHLRKKQGVLCWWKSQRRSRVGWRRCRGRGEEEDGGEEEKGRLDSGFGAENLSPSRRFWKQVRYHMPVRGKRTTYPATISLLSLGGRGVRGQPEKM